A DNA window from Acetilactobacillus jinshanensis contains the following coding sequences:
- a CDS encoding YibE/F family protein, which produces MSVISGLGLVLLVLMLIVGGKQGLQSFLSLLFNFGFLFFAIVLIAFHLPPIWITVITSIIVLSLTIFLSGSNDTTSKIAFEASLFVLFVLILLIVPFEYWGQFQGFGLEDSDDLEGMSLLIGIPFIKVAIATAILSTLGAIAEATMAIASGLGEIIDHDPKIQPHRLLGEGIMIGKQIIGTTLNTLFFGLFGGSLALFVWFLGLHYSFGMIMNDKVFAAEFIIIIFSLIGVIITIPITSLVMAQQLRYHQKHGKKSSK; this is translated from the coding sequence ATGAGTGTTATCAGTGGATTAGGTTTAGTTCTGTTAGTGTTGATGCTGATTGTTGGTGGTAAACAGGGGCTGCAATCGTTCTTAAGCTTATTATTTAACTTTGGCTTCTTGTTCTTTGCGATTGTGTTAATTGCCTTTCATCTGCCACCGATCTGGATCACAGTGATCACCAGTATCATCGTTTTGTCGCTGACCATTTTCCTGAGTGGCTCGAACGACACCACCAGTAAGATTGCCTTTGAAGCATCGTTATTCGTTTTATTCGTTTTGATTCTGTTAATCGTGCCGTTTGAATACTGGGGTCAGTTCCAGGGCTTTGGCCTTGAAGACAGTGATGACCTGGAAGGGATGTCATTGTTGATTGGGATTCCGTTCATTAAGGTTGCCATTGCCACGGCAATTCTTAGTACTCTGGGTGCGATTGCTGAAGCCACGATGGCGATTGCTTCCGGGCTTGGTGAAATTATTGATCATGATCCAAAGATCCAACCGCATCGTTTACTAGGTGAAGGGATCATGATTGGTAAGCAGATCATCGGAACCACGTTAAATACACTCTTCTTTGGTCTATTTGGTGGCTCATTAGCCTTATTTGTCTGGTTCCTTGGTCTGCATTATTCATTCGGTATGATCATGAACGACAAGGTCTTTGCTGCTGAATTTATCATTATTATCTTCTCATTGATCGGAGTCATCATCACGATCCCAATCACATCGTTGGTAATGGCTCAGCAATTACGGTATCATCAAAAACACGGTAAAAAGTCATCGAAATAG
- a CDS encoding alpha/beta hydrolase family protein: protein MKGVSASDLYQLKSVTQPVSADGRYFFVENAMDQKDNRYLASIASIDHQGNYQIWADGGINTNPQVSSSYLYYVHQTKQGNQLMRMSLSGGQAEPIQVNGSVSQLHLAGDQLYFKVTQNYETPKYPTSQFPQVRTVTKLVNKADGYGWLPNDARYEMCVYSEKSYQVTVLMNSQADFNLQSISPDHQTVLYLQQTNHKMTDINRARGAFAYNVNTHQAKLINHDVPKGVFHTAQYSPDGHWIALIGNDDSYPSVTVNNFWLYDVENDQLSNLTKDHDDVDVGYAGGLSTDFAQQRSNVEMHWLDNGDYLFHAYHHGRSQLYLGHGKQIKLVSDRRREVYDFNIIDARHVILSSSKQSQPCELRVMSLDYDDEKTVYNPNWQYEQDHHYAKAVPFHCQSADKKATIYGWVMPSLKHQAKSPVVLYVHGGPHDAYGDSFFQEFQAIAEHGYSLVYVNPRGSTTYGQKFETAVIGKFGTVDYQDVITGLDAALKQFKHLDGKHVYIAGGSYGGFMSLWAIGHTNRFTAAIAQRPLADWRLQYGVSDIGIRFCDDELGKDLYKDHADELYKKESPITYAMNVKTPLLIQHGEYDMRCPDSLSEEYFTAVKQTGTEVRYLRYPQGFHGVSRHGLPNLRIQRMRDIMSWLDSHLN from the coding sequence ATGAAAGGCGTTAGTGCATCGGATTTATATCAGTTAAAGTCGGTTACTCAGCCGGTCAGTGCTGATGGTCGCTACTTCTTTGTTGAAAATGCGATGGATCAAAAGGATAATCGATATCTAGCTAGCATTGCCAGCATCGATCATCAGGGTAACTATCAGATTTGGGCTGACGGTGGAATCAATACTAATCCGCAGGTTAGTTCTAGTTACCTGTACTATGTTCATCAGACTAAACAAGGTAACCAGTTAATGCGGATGTCGTTATCAGGTGGTCAGGCTGAACCGATTCAAGTTAACGGCTCCGTTAGTCAGCTTCATTTAGCTGGAGACCAGCTTTACTTTAAGGTTACTCAAAATTATGAAACACCAAAATATCCAACTAGTCAGTTTCCACAGGTCCGAACGGTCACGAAATTAGTCAACAAAGCTGATGGCTACGGCTGGTTACCGAATGACGCTCGTTATGAAATGTGTGTCTACTCCGAAAAGAGTTATCAGGTTACGGTCTTGATGAACAGCCAGGCCGACTTTAATCTTCAATCAATTAGTCCTGATCATCAGACGGTATTGTATCTTCAGCAGACTAATCACAAGATGACTGATATTAATCGAGCTCGAGGCGCGTTTGCGTATAACGTGAACACTCATCAGGCCAAGTTGATTAATCACGATGTACCAAAAGGTGTCTTTCATACTGCTCAATATTCTCCGGATGGTCACTGGATTGCGTTAATTGGGAATGATGATAGTTACCCAAGCGTAACGGTGAATAATTTCTGGCTCTATGACGTTGAAAATGACCAGCTCAGTAATTTAACTAAAGATCATGATGACGTAGACGTTGGCTACGCTGGTGGCTTGAGTACTGATTTTGCCCAGCAGCGAAGCAATGTCGAAATGCACTGGTTAGATAACGGTGATTATCTATTTCATGCCTATCATCACGGTCGTAGCCAGTTATATCTAGGTCACGGTAAACAGATTAAATTAGTTAGTGATCGTCGTCGCGAGGTCTATGACTTTAACATTATCGATGCCCGTCACGTAATTCTAAGTTCATCGAAACAGTCACAGCCGTGTGAATTACGGGTTATGAGCTTAGATTACGATGACGAAAAAACGGTTTATAACCCGAACTGGCAGTATGAACAGGATCATCATTATGCTAAAGCAGTTCCATTCCATTGCCAATCCGCAGATAAAAAAGCCACGATTTACGGCTGGGTAATGCCATCGTTGAAGCACCAGGCTAAGAGCCCAGTTGTTTTATACGTTCACGGTGGCCCACATGATGCCTATGGTGACAGTTTCTTCCAGGAATTCCAGGCGATCGCTGAACACGGTTACTCATTAGTATACGTTAACCCACGTGGTTCAACGACCTATGGCCAGAAGTTTGAAACGGCAGTGATTGGTAAGTTTGGAACGGTTGATTATCAGGACGTAATTACCGGCTTGGACGCCGCTTTGAAGCAGTTTAAACATCTTGACGGTAAGCATGTCTACATTGCTGGTGGTTCTTACGGTGGCTTCATGTCATTGTGGGCCATTGGTCACACCAATCGTTTTACCGCTGCAATTGCTCAACGGCCGTTAGCTGACTGGCGTTTACAATATGGTGTCAGTGATATCGGAATTCGCTTCTGTGATGATGAATTAGGGAAAGATCTCTATAAAGATCATGCTGATGAATTATACAAGAAGGAATCACCGATTACTTATGCGATGAACGTTAAGACACCGCTATTAATCCAGCATGGTGAATATGACATGCGATGTCCTGACAGTTTGAGTGAAGAGTACTTCACCGCCGTTAAACAGACTGGAACTGAAGTCCGTTACTTACGTTATCCGCAGGGGTTCCATGGTGTTTCTCGTCATGGATTACCGAACTTACGGATCCAGCGAATGCGCGACATTATGAGTTGGCTGGACAGCCATTTAAATTAA
- a CDS encoding lactonase family protein, protein MIEKFLIGTYTLQTSHGVYDLELDDNKKRLQNLRFVAGSGNPTYLAISKANRIYAIDKVWPKNLGEGNDHMRGGLQVLDNNSRPAIVTDTKLDPGVSPCYVTVDEKQQLVFTANYHTGAIIIYKIMPKGKLQETDRVVDKGHQGPRPEQKDGAHPHFADLTPDGRLVVVDLGQDRIYLYNLSDEGKLSPVSKFQFKPGFGPRHIVFDPKKGVAYVSAELSSNVAVMNYDAKVGKFSLKQVISTIPDTWTKHNGAAAIRMSKDGKFIYVSNRGFNSIAVFQSDAEGKLKLIQEISTEGDFPRDFNFNHDQSMVIALNQNTNNATLYERNASTGKLKMIQKDFKVPEGVCVCPEKIIK, encoded by the coding sequence ATGATCGAAAAATTCCTGATTGGAACTTACACGCTGCAGACTAGTCACGGCGTTTATGATTTAGAATTAGATGACAACAAGAAACGTTTACAGAACTTACGCTTCGTTGCCGGTAGCGGTAACCCAACGTACTTAGCCATTTCTAAAGCTAACCGAATCTATGCGATCGATAAAGTATGGCCAAAGAACTTAGGTGAAGGTAACGATCACATGCGTGGCGGCTTACAGGTCTTGGACAATAATTCTCGTCCGGCCATCGTAACCGACACCAAATTAGATCCAGGTGTTTCACCTTGTTATGTCACCGTTGATGAAAAACAGCAGTTAGTCTTCACCGCTAACTACCACACTGGTGCAATCATTATTTACAAGATTATGCCCAAGGGTAAGTTACAGGAAACTGATCGCGTCGTCGACAAAGGTCACCAGGGCCCGCGTCCTGAACAAAAAGACGGTGCTCATCCGCACTTTGCTGACTTAACTCCAGATGGCCGTTTAGTCGTCGTTGACTTAGGTCAGGACCGCATCTACTTATACAACTTAAGTGATGAAGGTAAATTAAGCCCCGTAAGTAAGTTCCAGTTCAAGCCTGGTTTTGGTCCGCGTCACATTGTCTTCGATCCAAAGAAGGGCGTTGCTTATGTATCTGCTGAATTGAGTAGTAACGTTGCCGTTATGAATTACGACGCCAAAGTCGGTAAGTTTTCATTGAAGCAGGTTATTTCGACCATTCCTGACACTTGGACGAAACATAATGGTGCGGCTGCCATTCGCATGTCCAAAGATGGCAAGTTCATTTACGTATCTAACCGTGGCTTTAACAGTATTGCTGTCTTCCAGTCCGATGCTGAAGGCAAGTTAAAGTTAATTCAGGAAATCTCCACTGAAGGTGACTTCCCACGTGACTTCAACTTCAACCATGATCAGAGTATGGTAATCGCATTGAACCAGAACACTAATAACGCTACTTTATACGAACGTAACGCTTCAACTGGTAAATTAAAGATGATCCAGAAGGACTTCAAAGTTCCTGAAGGTGTCTGCGTTTGCCCAGAAAAGATTATTAAGTAA
- a CDS encoding YibE/F family protein — translation MLWIKKIPWKMILGMLIIGIIFIFGMMHDEALYQQPIFKVNHVRELSSDKATDEFHNQDRQTNQKLSGVIMNGKHKGHHLSISNTYSESNAMDREYHVGEEAFLVIHKDIGRSTIRTYKRDVPVAALTYLAICLLLIFLRISGLTALLSIVVNIILFMLAVVINGKTEGTKVLLLFGALAVVFSVVTLLLILGFSRQMLITLASTVFGTLAALLISLLVFHLTHEHGIHYESMQYVTQLPQPLFLAESLIGSLGAVMDESTDITSSLFALVREQPKISRNLIFLAGRNIGKSIMGPLINVLFFIFMGSALPLTLLFLKNGNSWGYSFTMNMSLGVVQSLISAIGIVLAVLLSSFFASIWIKGNQKAGATA, via the coding sequence ATGTTATGGATTAAGAAAATTCCGTGGAAAATGATCCTTGGGATGCTAATCATCGGGATCATTTTTATCTTTGGAATGATGCATGATGAAGCATTGTATCAGCAACCAATCTTTAAGGTTAATCACGTTCGTGAACTCAGTAGTGATAAGGCAACCGATGAATTTCATAATCAGGACCGTCAGACTAATCAGAAGCTGAGCGGAGTCATTATGAACGGTAAACACAAGGGTCATCATTTAAGTATTTCTAATACTTATTCTGAATCCAACGCGATGGACCGTGAGTATCACGTTGGTGAAGAAGCCTTTTTGGTGATCCATAAGGACATTGGCCGTTCTACCATCAGAACGTATAAACGGGACGTGCCAGTTGCGGCATTAACTTACCTCGCAATTTGTTTGCTTTTGATTTTCTTAAGGATCAGTGGCTTAACGGCACTCTTGAGTATCGTGGTCAACATTATATTGTTTATGCTAGCAGTCGTGATTAACGGTAAAACCGAAGGAACTAAGGTGCTATTACTTTTCGGAGCTTTAGCCGTAGTCTTTTCAGTTGTGACCTTACTGCTAATTCTAGGTTTCAGTCGGCAGATGTTAATCACGTTAGCGTCAACGGTCTTCGGGACTTTAGCAGCATTGCTGATCAGTTTGCTCGTTTTTCACCTTACTCATGAGCACGGGATCCATTACGAATCCATGCAGTACGTCACCCAGCTGCCGCAGCCGCTATTTTTGGCTGAATCGCTGATTGGATCATTAGGTGCGGTAATGGATGAATCAACTGATATTACATCGTCACTATTTGCTTTAGTCCGTGAACAGCCCAAGATTTCTCGTAATCTGATCTTTCTAGCGGGCCGAAACATCGGTAAATCGATTATGGGTCCGTTGATTAACGTCCTGTTCTTCATTTTCATGGGTAGTGCACTGCCTTTAACGTTGTTGTTCCTAAAGAACGGTAACAGCTGGGGTTATTCATTTACCATGAACATGTCATTAGGCGTTGTCCAGAGCTTGATCAGTGCAATTGGAATTGTTTTAGCAGTATTGTTATCGAGTTTCTTTGCCAGTATTTGGATTAAAGGTAACCAGAAAGCTGGTGCCACAGCATGA